In Pseudomonas sp. MTM4, one genomic interval encodes:
- a CDS encoding PepSY domain-containing protein, protein MRTTTIRRWSFVHTWTSLICTLFLLMLAITGLPLIFHHELEHLLGEAPELREMPADTPHLDLQQLVSAAEQHRTGEVVQYFGWEADEPNGVVAITAATAGTEPNSSYTFMLDARTGEAVEMPAANGGLMMFFLRMHVDMFAGLPGKLFLAFMGIMFIVAIISGVVLYAPFMRRLEFAQVRHDRSSRTRWLDLHNLIGVVTLSWALVVGITGVVSACADLLIEAWRAESLSAMLEPYRDAPPLTERAPASQLLEIAAQAAPGMQPDFIAFPGTRFSSEHHYTVFMNGSSHLTSHLLTPVLIDAQTLDITAAGSRPWYMDALSLSSPLHFGDYGGRPMQILWAVLDVLTIIVLGSGLYLWWVRRRGATTTREVMA, encoded by the coding sequence ATGCGAACCACCACCATCCGTCGCTGGTCCTTCGTCCACACCTGGACCAGCCTGATCTGCACACTGTTCCTGCTGATGCTTGCCATTACCGGGCTACCGTTGATATTTCACCACGAGCTGGAGCACCTGCTTGGCGAGGCGCCCGAGCTGCGTGAGATGCCTGCCGACACCCCACATCTGGATCTGCAGCAGTTGGTCAGTGCCGCCGAGCAGCACCGGACCGGCGAGGTAGTACAGTACTTTGGCTGGGAAGCCGACGAACCTAACGGCGTCGTGGCCATTACCGCTGCGACCGCCGGCACCGAACCAAACTCCTCCTATACCTTCATGCTCGATGCGCGCACCGGAGAAGCGGTGGAGATGCCTGCGGCCAATGGCGGCCTGATGATGTTCTTTCTGCGCATGCACGTGGACATGTTCGCCGGATTACCGGGCAAGTTATTCCTGGCCTTCATGGGCATTATGTTCATTGTGGCGATCATTTCGGGCGTGGTGCTATACGCGCCCTTTATGCGGCGTCTGGAATTTGCTCAGGTGCGCCACGACCGTTCCAGCAGGACGCGCTGGCTCGATCTGCACAACCTGATCGGTGTCGTCACGCTCAGTTGGGCCTTGGTGGTGGGCATCACCGGCGTGGTCAGCGCCTGTGCGGACCTGCTGATCGAGGCTTGGCGTGCCGAATCTCTGAGCGCGATGCTCGAGCCCTACCGGGATGCCCCGCCGTTGACGGAACGCGCACCGGCCAGTCAGTTGCTGGAAATCGCCGCTCAGGCAGCACCAGGCATGCAGCCGGATTTCATTGCATTTCCCGGTACGCGTTTTTCCAGCGAGCATCATTACACGGTGTTCATGAACGGCAGTAGCCATTTGACCTCGCATCTGCTCACACCGGTGCTGATCGATGCGCAAACGCTCGACATCACAGCTGCCGGCAGCCGCCCCTGGTATATGGATGCGCTGTCGCTGTCCTCGCCGCTGCACTTCGGCGACTACGGCGGACGTCCAATGCAGATTCTCTGGGCGGTGCTGGACGTGCTGACGATAATCGTACTCGGCAGTGGGCTCTACCTATGGTGGGTACGACGCCGCGGCGCGACAACGACGCGCGAGGTGATGGCATGA